In a genomic window of Comamonadaceae bacterium OTU4NAUVB1:
- a CDS encoding LysM peptidoglycan-binding domain-containing protein: MPRASGPRVLACGGAFLALAAVTGAPTAAAQDYPVTPTQRAIAQQAAQDGVPIEELVPGAPDEYTVQPGDTLWAISRLYLRGPWRWPELWGLNLGDITNPHRIFPGQVLHLDRVGGRARLSTRRGGAGGDIDTVKLTPRTRVESLASLALPTLKPSLIEPFLSEPIVVDADTLTRAPRVVAGNDNRVLLARGDRAYARGEPGAPLLDAPGPLRTYRVFRNATPLADPVSGEILGYEAHYLGRARLQRSESTVPVREGDKDIARVVPATIDIVAAREEIRAGDRLLPEPPRQLVSYTPHAPAMPIDARIVSVYGNAVQFAAQNQVVAISKGLRDGIESGHVLAILKNGDTVLDRTADGKELLKLPSERIGLLMVFRPFERVSYALVLEVTDTPRVGDLLANP, translated from the coding sequence ATGCCGCGCGCCTCCGGGCCTCGCGTCCTCGCGTGCGGCGGCGCATTCCTCGCCCTGGCCGCCGTGACCGGGGCCCCGACGGCCGCCGCGCAGGACTACCCCGTCACGCCCACGCAACGCGCCATCGCGCAGCAGGCGGCCCAGGACGGCGTGCCGATCGAGGAACTCGTGCCCGGCGCCCCGGACGAATACACCGTCCAACCCGGCGACACCCTGTGGGCCATCTCGCGGCTCTACCTGCGTGGCCCCTGGCGCTGGCCGGAACTCTGGGGCCTCAACCTCGGCGACATCACCAACCCGCACCGCATCTTCCCGGGTCAGGTGCTCCACCTCGACCGGGTCGGCGGCCGGGCCCGCCTGAGCACACGTCGCGGCGGTGCCGGCGGGGACATCGACACCGTCAAGCTGACCCCGCGCACGCGGGTCGAGTCGCTCGCGAGCCTGGCGCTGCCCACGCTCAAGCCCAGCCTGATCGAGCCGTTCCTGAGCGAGCCGATCGTGGTGGACGCTGACACGCTGACGCGCGCGCCGCGCGTCGTGGCGGGCAACGACAACCGCGTGCTGCTCGCCCGGGGCGACCGCGCCTACGCGCGCGGCGAGCCCGGTGCGCCGTTGCTCGATGCCCCCGGCCCCCTCAGGACCTACCGCGTCTTCCGCAACGCGACGCCGCTCGCGGACCCGGTCAGCGGCGAGATCCTCGGCTACGAGGCGCACTACCTGGGCCGGGCGCGGCTCCAGCGCAGCGAATCCACCGTGCCGGTGCGCGAGGGCGACAAGGACATCGCCCGCGTCGTTCCGGCGACGATCGACATCGTGGCGGCCCGCGAGGAGATCCGCGCCGGCGACCGCCTGCTGCCCGAGCCGCCGCGCCAGCTCGTGAGCTACACGCCGCACGCGCCGGCCATGCCGATCGATGCCCGGATCGTCTCGGTCTACGGCAACGCCGTGCAGTTCGCCGCCCAGAACCAGGTGGTGGCGATCAGCAAGGGGCTGCGCGACGGCATCGAGAGCGGCCACGTGCTGGCGATCCTGAAGAACGGCGACACCGTCCTCGACCGCACGGCCGACGGCAAGGAGTTGCTCAAGCTGCCCAGCGAACGCATCGGACTGCTCATGGTGTTCCGGCCGTTCGAGCGCGTGTCGTACGCGCTGGTGCTCGAAGTCACCGACACGCCGCGCGTGGGCGATCTGCTGGCCAATCCCTGA
- the def gene encoding peptide deformylase — protein MAKRTILSFPDPRLHTVAKPVQGVDARIRTLVADMLETMYDASGIGLAATQVDVHERLVVIDVSEERDQPLVLINPEIVWASPERVLNEEGCLSVPGIYDGVERSTAVRVTALDLQGEPRTIEAEGLLAICIQHELDHLLGKVFVEYLSPLKRTRIKGKLLKQQREDARADSREGRR, from the coding sequence ATGGCCAAACGAACCATTCTCAGTTTTCCCGATCCGCGTCTGCACACGGTCGCCAAGCCCGTGCAGGGCGTGGACGCCCGCATCCGCACCCTGGTGGCCGACATGCTGGAGACCATGTACGACGCCAGCGGCATCGGACTGGCGGCGACGCAGGTCGACGTGCACGAACGCCTGGTGGTGATCGACGTCTCCGAGGAGCGCGACCAGCCACTGGTGCTGATCAATCCCGAGATCGTCTGGGCCAGTCCGGAACGGGTGCTCAACGAGGAAGGCTGCCTGTCGGTGCCCGGCATCTACGACGGCGTGGAGCGTTCCACGGCGGTGCGCGTGACCGCGCTCGACCTCCAGGGCGAACCCCGGACGATCGAGGCGGAAGGCCTGCTGGCCATCTGCATCCAGCACGAACTCGATCACCTGCTGGGCAAGGTGTTCGTCGAGTACCTGTCGCCGCTCAAACGCACCCGCATCAAGGGCAAGCTCCTGAAGCAGCAGCGTGAGGACGCGCGCGCCGACTCGCGCGAGGGGCGGCGATGA
- the fmt gene encoding methionyl-tRNA formyltransferase → MTARPRIAFAGTPEFARVALEALQAAGFEITLVLTQPDRPAGRGMKLHASPVKRFALEQGWAVAQPRGLRLEGRYPEDARAAQAAIAEARPDAMVVAAYGLILPQWVLDVPRRGCLNIHASLLPRWRGAAPIHRAIEAGDAETGVTLMQMDAGLDTGDMLAREAIAIEPDDSTARLHDRLAALGARMVVETVRQAIDGTLRPVPQPAEGVTYAHKIEKHEAPVDWRQDAPAIARRVRAFDPFPGATGTLGGETVKFWRARALSAATGDRSDPGAGPAPGTVLAVTPEGIDVATGHGVLRLTELQRAGGKRLSASDFLRGFGIGPGQVFD, encoded by the coding sequence ATGACCGCGCGGCCGCGGATCGCCTTCGCGGGCACGCCGGAATTCGCGCGCGTGGCGCTGGAGGCGCTGCAGGCGGCGGGCTTCGAGATCACGCTGGTGCTGACCCAGCCCGACCGTCCCGCGGGGCGTGGCATGAAGCTGCACGCCTCGCCGGTCAAGCGCTTCGCGCTCGAGCAGGGTTGGGCGGTCGCGCAGCCGCGTGGTCTGCGGCTGGAAGGCAGATATCCCGAAGACGCGCGTGCCGCGCAGGCGGCCATCGCCGAGGCGCGACCCGACGCGATGGTCGTCGCCGCCTACGGGCTCATCCTGCCGCAGTGGGTGCTCGATGTGCCGCGTCGGGGCTGCCTCAACATCCACGCCAGCCTGCTGCCGCGCTGGCGTGGGGCCGCGCCGATCCATCGCGCCATCGAGGCCGGCGATGCCGAGACCGGGGTCACCCTGATGCAGATGGACGCCGGCCTCGACACCGGCGACATGCTCGCACGCGAGGCCATCGCGATCGAGCCCGACGACAGCACCGCGCGCCTGCACGACCGCCTGGCCGCGCTCGGCGCTCGGATGGTGGTCGAGACCGTGCGGCAGGCGATCGACGGCACGCTGCGGCCGGTGCCGCAGCCCGCCGAGGGCGTGACCTACGCGCACAAGATCGAAAAGCACGAGGCGCCGGTCGACTGGCGCCAGGACGCTCCGGCCATCGCGCGCCGCGTCCGCGCCTTCGACCCGTTTCCGGGCGCCACCGGCACGCTCGGGGGCGAAACGGTCAAGTTCTGGCGGGCCCGGGCGCTGAGCGCCGCCACTGGCGACCGCTCCGACCCTGGCGCGGGTCCGGCGCCGGGCACGGTGCTGGCCGTGACGCCCGAGGGCATCGACGTGGCGACCGGCCATGGCGTGCTGCGGCTGACCGAACTCCAGCGCGCGGGCGGCAAGCGACTGTCGGCGTCCGATTTCCTGCGTGGCTTCGGCATCGGGCCCGGCCAGGTCTTCGACTGA
- a CDS encoding AzlC family ABC transporter permease, which translates to MFLDPAVRREPAFGAGFRHMAPLAAGIGAWGLMTGVAMVKSGMSVVEATAMTLLVYAGSSQLAAIPLLVAGAPAWVILATGFCVNLRFVVFSLHLRPYLMHMPRWRRMTHGYLTADLSYAVFTGRYPTPATTEAGRREQEAFLTGGYCVTWLSWMGLSLLGIALANLIPQRWGLGFAGVLSLVGILCSMATTRLRLLAAAIAGVTAVAAYALPLKLNIVTGIGVAVLLSFWLERQFVRDPQEAGA; encoded by the coding sequence ATGTTCCTCGACCCCGCGGTGCGTCGCGAGCCGGCCTTCGGCGCGGGCTTCCGGCACATGGCGCCGCTGGCCGCGGGCATCGGCGCCTGGGGCCTCATGACCGGCGTGGCGATGGTCAAGTCGGGCATGAGCGTCGTCGAGGCGACGGCCATGACGCTGCTGGTCTACGCCGGCAGCTCGCAACTCGCGGCCATTCCGCTGCTGGTGGCGGGCGCGCCGGCCTGGGTGATCCTGGCGACGGGTTTCTGCGTCAACCTGCGCTTCGTGGTGTTCAGCCTGCACCTGCGGCCCTACCTGATGCACATGCCGCGCTGGCGGCGCATGACCCACGGCTACCTCACGGCGGACCTGAGCTATGCCGTGTTCACCGGCCGCTATCCGACGCCGGCGACGACCGAGGCGGGGCGGCGTGAACAGGAGGCCTTCCTCACCGGCGGCTACTGCGTCACCTGGCTGTCGTGGATGGGTCTGAGCCTGCTGGGCATCGCGCTGGCCAACCTGATTCCGCAGCGCTGGGGACTGGGTTTCGCGGGCGTGCTGAGCCTGGTGGGCATCCTGTGCTCGATGGCGACCACGCGGCTGCGCCTGCTGGCCGCGGCGATCGCCGGGGTCACGGCGGTGGCGGCCTATGCGCTGCCGCTCAAGCTCAACATCGTCACCGGCATCGGCGTGGCGGTGCTGCTGTCGTTCTGGCTGGAGCGGCAGTTCGTGCGCGATCCGCAGGAAGCGGGCGCATGA
- a CDS encoding AzlD domain-containing protein has product MNAAAGAHTDGWTLGVIVGLAGVTVLTRCFFFILDRPWGLPDWAHRALRYAPVAALAAVVIPEVVMTQGHLVATWRDARLFAAVAGAAWYFRRGGVLGTMLVGMAVYLPLHLGLGW; this is encoded by the coding sequence ATGAACGCGGCGGCGGGCGCCCACACCGACGGCTGGACCCTGGGCGTGATCGTCGGCCTGGCCGGCGTCACGGTGCTCACGCGGTGCTTCTTCTTCATCCTCGACCGGCCCTGGGGCCTGCCCGACTGGGCGCACCGGGCGCTGCGCTACGCGCCGGTGGCCGCCCTGGCGGCGGTCGTCATCCCGGAGGTCGTGATGACGCAGGGGCATCTGGTGGCGACCTGGCGCGACGCGCGCCTGTTCGCGGCGGTCGCCGGGGCCGCCTGGTACTTCCGGCGTGGCGGCGTCCTGGGCACGATGCTCGTGGGCATGGCGGTGTACCTGCCGCTGCACCTCGGACTGGGCTGGTAG